The genomic DNA AGCTACGAGGAATGCCATGACCACCGTCATCACCACCGCATTTGTTTTTTGTGTTTTCACCTTTTTGGCGTCCCGACGTGGAGACGTCGTTTCACGAGTCAAGGATCGATGGAGAACAAGCAATGTTAGTTTTAAGCAGGAAAGCGGGCGAGACCATTTGCATCGGCGATGCGATCGAAGTAACCGTGATGGAAATCCGGGGCGAGCGAGTTCGCATCGGGATCAAAGCACCACAACCGATCCCGGTACACCGGTCCGAGGTGATGGACCGGATCGTCAAAGCGGCAATCCATGGCGGTACCGAATGATCCCGTCGCCACACGAGCGGATGGCGATGCGATCGATGTCGTTGTTCGGTGTTGTCATCGAGATCGGTAATCGTCGTTGGTTCGGTCTGTATCCCGCGATCGATGGCCGGCAAGCGATCAACACGGCGATCTTGGCCGCGTCGACGTTCGAGAACATCGACGCACGCCCGGATCGATGTTGGCCAGTGAAGAATTTCGGCTGCTGTTTGTATCCGACCACCTGGGTGGATGCGGCCAAGTTTGGCGAGAACATGCAATTCGGCCACGGGGCAACCCATCTCGATCCGTCCAAATGGGCGGCGGATTTTTTGGAAATCGTAGAGTGAGTTTGTTTTTTCAAAGGAACGGGAAACCAGTAATGTCAATGTTAAACGAAGATACCGACGTCAAATTAAACATCGGCGGCGAGCTCCGGCAAATCCATCCGGGAACCGAAACGATCATCGACGTGATCAACGAAGTCGGTGACGACGGCATCCCCATCAAACGGATTGTCCACGGCAACCGCCGGTTGCAACCCGAACCGCCAACCGAACGCGAAGTCGCCCGAGCCAAAGCACGCGATCACGAATTCCACTCGATCGACGCGTTCTGCGGCTACTTGTCTCGCGAGTGCGAGGTGTTGTCGTCGTTGGTTTTGGCCGACGTCGATTCCGAACGGATGCGAGCGACGCTTGACGAATCGGCCGAATCGGATCGCGAGTTTGTCCAGTTCGCCGCCACCACGCATCCGCTGTTTCGCCCGTGGTTGGATCTAGTCGACACATCGACGCCCGTGTTGGATTTCGCACTCTTTGCGATGCGTTACCGATCGGCGATCGTCCAGCCCGACGGCCGCGAGTTGGCGTTGACGTTCAGCCAAATCAAATCGAGCAAGACGATCACCAAAAAGTCGGGCGTCGGCGCAAAAACACTTAACGGCGTGATGGTTGAAACCGTCATCGGCAGCGAACGTCACGAAGTCGCCGTCGAATTGCCCGAGCGAATGACGATTTGCGTCCCGTTATTTTTGGACACCGACCCGGTCGACGTTGATTTGGATTTGTTGGTCACCGACACCCCCAACGGCATCGTCGTATTCGTCGCCGCCCCGTCGCTGCAGGAAGCAAAGTTTCGAGCGTTCGGCCAATTTGTTGAAACCGTCCGCAAACAGACCGAATTGCTGGTCGGATTCGGTCGCGTCCGAGAACGCGATTGGAATCTGATTCGCTAACACCTACACCCCATGATGAAGTGGGCCAACGGTGATCCCAAGGGACGGCCCTTGCTGGCGACGAGACCGAATAAGCGCCAACTGCAGATCGATGCGGAACGTCGCGTATCGAAACAAAGACGTGTGTTTGCGGGGCACGCCTTGATTTCCCTTTTCGTGCGTGCATGAAAAGGACATCGAAGAGCGGAGACGTGACGGCCCGGAGAGACGGGCAATGATCGGGGGCGGTAGCTCAGTGGTAGAGCAGGCGATTCACCGGAGGATCGACAGCCAGGTCGCGGGTTCAAATCCTGCCCGCCTCGTTGAAGTGTTTTGATCTATCGTTCACACGCACAGGAAAGGGAATTTGCATGGCTTCCAAACAATTCGTACCGCTATCGACAAAGCTGATCGACGAAGGCGAATTTGTCGACGAGCTCGACGAAGCGATCACCGAAACGATGAAAGGCCTCGTCGCGTTTCGCCGGCGGCACGGCGACCGATCGCACAAAGCCAAAGCGACGATCACCGCCAAGATCGAAATGGTCGTCACCGACGTCGAAAACGGCGCCTACCAAATCAATTGGAAACTCGACCAATCGCTACCCAAGCGACCGGCGCAAAGTTCGTTCGCCGTCGAAGGCGGAACCGAAGACAATTCCGACGCATTGTTCGTCCGGACCAGCGGCAGCGATAACAGTCATCCCGACCAAATGAAGTTCGCCACCCGCGACGGCCGCACGATCGATCCGGAGACCGGCGAAGCCCATTAAGAAGTGGAATCATGGAAGATCACCATCGTCCATTAATCGCAATGGCCGAAGAATCGACGCGTGAAATCCACGCACGCATTTGCGCGGTCGAATCGGCCGTACGTGCGATCGGATTCCGTGCCGATTCCGGCCACGATCTGATTTGTCGTTTGATCGCACGAGTCGCCGGGCGTGAAACGCTCGTTCGTACCGTCGCCGAGATCGCCGCCGATTCCGCCGTCGGGATCTCGTACAGCTACGCGCTGCGTTGCATCGCCGAACTGCAAGCATACGACGTGATCCGCACACGTGAAGTTCAAACCAACCCGACACGGCGACGTGGCCGACCGGCCAAGACGTTGCAAGTGTGGTTGAATTGGGAATTGATCCACGAGACCAACGCGATCGAAAGCCGTCATGTTGCGATGCAAAAAACCGCACCGATCCCATCCGAAATGGTCGCAGATGAATTAGTGACGAAGTCGTGTCGAGACAATGACGGATCGATGACCAATTCACGACCAAGCGGTGACGAACCGATGACCAAGTCGTGTCGAAACGCGAAACACACTGTATCAGAAAACCCTATCCCCTCATCGCCGTCACCCGGTGCAAACCAGCCCACTAAACAACCATCGGCGACGGCGACGGAATCGGAGATCACATTTGAATCGATCGTCGATACAATTCGCGATGCTGGCGTCGAGCGAGTCCGCAATCTGATCGACGAAGCCAAACAAGTCGGCATGACGCCCGCCGAGCTGGCCGACGCCGCCTACATCGTACGCCACACCAACGCCCTCGGCGGCGGTGCCCTATTCGATCACGTTCGCTCCGGCGGATGGCCGATCAGCGGAGTCAAGCCAGCCGACGTGATCCGAGCCGAGCGAAAGCAACACGCCGACGGAATCCGCCAAGAGGTCGCCGCCAACGCCCCACGTGGCACCCCACTGCACGCGATCGCCGGCGTCACCGCCAAGCGATTGATCGCCGCCGGATTGCCCGACCACGTCCGCGACAACGAGCGAGCCGTTTACAACGCGATCCATCGGTCCCCATCATCCAACGCCCACGGAAAACAACCATGAACCGCATCAAGTCATCCCAACAAGCATCCAGCCGCAACCACGCAATTTCGCGTGTTCGGCAACAAGTCAGCAAGGCCATGCGAGATCCCGATAGCTGGGTCATCCGGATCACCTACTGCGACGCCGACGGCGTCGTCACCGAGCGACGCGTGAGCCCCACGCGATGGAAGAACGATTACTTGTTCCGAGCGTTATGCACTGGCCGCGGCGAACACCGCCAATTTGACCTCCGCCGGATCGAGTCGATCGAGCTCGACAACGCCGCCGACGTGTTGATGCCCGAGGGCGTCGTCAAAAAATAGGGAACCACGATGCCCCAACGAATAAATCCCTACGCCGCCCCGATCCGCACAGCACCAACACCCACCAAACGCACCTACGGCCGCTGGTTAATCGCATGCTTGATCGGCTGGTTTGTAACCCTGCTTGTGACGGCAAGCATCATCGATGAACTGGCGCAGATGAACGATCGCCAACAACGGATTATTTGGGATCTGTGTGATGAGTTGGATAGGAACAATTCCAATTGAAGCAACTTCATCTCTACGAAACACCGTCCGGCAATTCGAACAAGAGTAGTTTGGTCCCCAAAATTTGGTTCACCGGTTGGCTAACTCGATCACTCGACCCACCAAAACGTATGTGCCAACGACACACCACAAAAGATTTTCCGAATGGTGCAGAACTCCCATCGCCCACGACACTGGCGTGCCCGACGGCCTAACTCTCGCACCATGGATTACCCGTATGTAATAGTCTTCCCTGTCAGGATCTAGACGCACAAGTGCGTGGCGTATGCTGGACTCCATAATCCGATTTCTTCGTGTCGCGTCCAATGATACAATTAATAAGACAAACCCCATCAAAAAGCATGAGCAAATTGAGTAAACGCTCACGTTTGGAGTAATCGCTAAAGCGAGTAAAAGCGTAAACCATAACACCCGCGTCGAGGTAGTCAAAACGATGCGTTCAGTTTGAAGATTTCGATACTGCGCTAGCAATAACGTTATTACAGGTGAATGCTCCGACTTGTCACGGATCGTTATGGATTTGTCTACTTTGCTCATCGCGAAACTTGTTTTGCGACTTTTCGAATCAATGAATCCAACAGTTCGGAACCATCTCTACTTTGTACCGCAATTGTCGGCATTACTGGAATAGCTTTTGCTGACTGTTTACCTATCACATCGCCAAGCCCGTTTACCAAACATTTCTTTACGTGGCGTTGTCTAGCGTCGAAGTCAGTCGTCCGCCGAACAGCATCTCGTTTGTTGAGAGCGACGAACAGCCCGCGATTTTTTTTAAGAAGCCGACTGTCTTCACGATAAATGTGGTCCAATCGTTCGCAAAAGGGGCTGAGCCATCGGGACACAGTGTCGATTGGCTTACTACTGTCTAGCACGATTAGCACGCAATGAGGGCGACGTTCACGCACGAGATTCGCGTGTTCTACTGGGCCAGTCTGTCCAGGGACGTCAATAGTACGCCTGACACGGAGCTTCAGTGCTTCGTCTCGCCCAATCGAGATTTGAAATGTTTTTGAATTCTGTATTTCCAGCGTTTTTTCATGTTGCTGATAAGTTTCCAGCATACCAAATTGAAGGTAGTCTGAAATGCTTGTCTTGCCTACATCTCCGGGGCCGACGATCAGCATTTCGACACCGCGAGCATATGCTGAAAGCCATTTGAGTCCACTGGGGACAGTACGTCGAATTACTTCGACGCCAACACTTACTCCGATAGCGTTTGCTTCCATAGTCCTTCGTTTTTTATGCAATATGAAAAGTGAAGTCTGCAAACGGTCGGAGCGAAAACAATATCGAACGCGCTTCTGGTGGACGACTCTTGTCGAACGAGAGACAAAACGTGGTGCGTACAAAGAGGTGTCAAATACCTAATTCTTTAAATAAAATTTTACGCTCACCCGGATGGCGGAACCACGCAAACGCGTTCCCGCATATTTCTAGGTCACGAACAAGATGCGAGCTTCCCAAAATGGATTTAGATACCTTTTCGCGGATCCGGTTCCACAATGCGAACGATGTTTGTGCGTGTCGATCGCAGTAGGTTGATAAATAGCTGCCGTCACAATTCCTGTACCATCGTCAACCCCAGTACGACGTCCAAACACCTGTAGGTTTCGCGCGGGCGGTCTCGTCAATCCAGCTGAATAGATCAGATAATGCAACTTTGGCATCATCATCTGAAATTTTCCCATCACGGTACTCCCTCAGCAACCATTCAATTGCCTCAGGCACGACCGTAGGCGGGTAGATGAAATCATCTGACATGATGTTTAGCATAGGGTTTTCCACCCCTTCTGCATGCCCGGTCCATACGACTTCTCCGCACGGATCGAACTCACATTTCGCATGTTTTGTATTGAGGCTTACCTCAAAAGAGCTTTTCGTGAGACGCACGCTGTACGCATCTTCATGGCCCCAGCGTGGTGAAAATATTTGAAAGGAAGAACTAATCACTCGTGCACCAGTTGTAACACTCTGAAGGGTTTCAAAGATTATCTAGTTCAGCGGCGTCGTCCTATATTCAAGAACCACCTAAAATCGCTAACTCAAGATAATTTGGAAATCTTACCCGACGGGGGGCTCGTGTCAAGTTGTTTGTTACACGGGCGAGTTGCGTTGGTACGAGGGTCGACAATTTTGTCTATAGAATGGCCGCGGTGATGAAAATCATTCCACGGGGTGCGGGGCCAAGACAGCACAATACTCCGTTAGCGATCGCATAAAGAAAAGGTGTCAGCATAAAGAAAAGGTGTCAGTAAAGAAAAGGTGTCAGGACTCTTTTCTCAATGCAATGCGATGACGTAGTGGGAGTTCGGCATGCTAGAAACGGACGGAGATATTAGCGGCGGAACCAGAACGAAATCGATGACTTACCGCGATCACGACGTCAGCGTCAAGCTGAGTCACTAGTTCACCGAAAATCAGACTATGTTGACATCGCTTCTAATTCGTTTCCGTCTTCAATGCGCAGTCCGAATGGATCAGCATCGCGATGGTGCTTCTCAGATACAGCGACTTGGCCGATTGAAAGCTGCACACGGTCGTCGTATCGACGAACTCTTTTGTTGCTGAATATATCTCGCTTGCGATTCTCGGATGACGAGAGGCAGCACGGGATGCATCGGCGATCGCACGAATAAAGCCGCTTAACTCGACCGACTGTGATAGCCGATTCCCCAGCACAGCGTCACAAGTGGGAGTCGGCTGTTCGCAATACTCCGACGTACGCTGGCGAATGAATTCCATATACTCGTCACTACAATGACGAGCCGATCGAGCTTCATCTTCGCGAGCCGAAGCACATTCTCTGCACCACGAGCTCGCAATCAAAGATTGATGAAAATCGCTCATAGCGATTATCGCAACTGGAGAGTTGACGATGTCTCCACCGCATGAAGGATCGCTTTTGATGGCGAACGAGAAGCCAACAACGGTACGTAAAAATTGCCCTCGCATTGATCCTACCAGCAAGACTACTGAAACCGGTAGTGATCGAACGTTCAGGCGACTTCAGGGCGTTTATCTCTATCGGATCTACAAATCTCGGCAATCAGCGTAGCAAACCGCCAACAGAGGTTTGGCATGTCACCGGTCGAAATTGCGGCTTTCGAGAACGCTTTCGTAGCAGCAAGGATTTGCCTCGCAACATGTGGGTGCCGCCTTGCCGAAATAGCAGCACTTGAGATCGCCCCAACGAATCGGCTGAGCTGCAATAGTTCGGCCGCCCGCACTTCAAAATCCTCGTTCGTCCGCGGCGGGGACTGGTTGCAAAAATCAGCAACGCTTCGGCGGATAATATCTCCATACTCTTCACCGCACCGGCTTGAAGCCTTTGTTGCCACATCTTGCATCAGTTCACATTTTTCGCTCCATAGTTTGGAAAGTTTGTGATTGTGGATCTCGATGTCAGACATCGTCGTACTAGGCGTCCCAAGTTGCGTGAGGATGAATCCGTGTTAGATCCTACGATGACTCATCGCAATCGCAACTCCTTGCAACGAGTTCAATACATGCGAATGTTACATAATATTCGCCAACGCGCCACAAGAAAAAGCCAAATTAGACACATCTATGTGCACATTTCAAACAACTCGGGGGGGCAGACGCAAATTCGCTTAAATTGCATGACAGCTTGCTCCCATCGCTCCACAATTCATCATCTATCCCACAGTAGCAATCGCTAGCATTATTTGCCGCCCTGTGATCGGCGCCGCTCGACGCATTCTGACAACATTTGTTATCTGCGGCAGCAGATTACCGTGGATTGCAGCATTCGACATGTTGTAAACTAATCTGGTACCAACGCTTGAAACTGGAAATACTGCAGATGCACCGCGACCCACTGAATCTCTCTCACCGGATCAATGCTGGTCATTTAGCCACCGCCAAAAAGCTGATTCGAAAAGCACAGAAACTAGAAGATCATGCCGTGCGCGAACAATTGACCCAGGAAGCCATTGACACAATCGATGGCGAATTGATCGATATAAAGGTGGATCGATTAATCCTTCGACCGTTGGTTGGTTGCGAAAAAGACAAAGATTTGCACTTGGGACTCGAGAAAACGGTTGCTGGAATTCTGGGAGTTACTCATCAACACATGAAAATTTCGACACATGACGACACACTCTCTGTCTACGCTGTCTTTTTCGGAAGCTATGTGTTTAGGCGAAGCATCATCATCTGGCTCGCGCAGAGGGCAATGAAAAACAAATGGAGCCTGGTTGAGCACTGCGACGCGATCTGACCACAGCAAGCGTCCACGATGCCGCGAAAGACGCAATGCGCCCCTTCTGGTGGTTGTTATGAGGGATGGATCTAAACGTCTCGCGATTGGGCAGGCATTTGATTAGGACTGTCAATTGTTTCGCAAATTACAGAGGCAACACGCAGACTTGCATGATGCTCGGCCGGCGGTGGGGAATGCGGTGCTTCGCTTCTGCAAACGCTTTCTACGACTTCACCTCACCTCGATGACAATGCTTCGTCGAAAACGGTCAGGGATGTCGACCGCAATGGTTCCCAAGATTGCGTGTGTCTTTTCGGTGTAATCGTCAACACCGTTTCATCGTTTTGCACGGAACCGCTGCGGACCGTGAAGTTGACTCGGCATGCATCGCCGTGCCAAGTATGATTGAGAGCCCCACCGCTGATGATCCCTCCCTCAATGCTGATAACTGGAAAGCTAGAATGCAGCCGCACTACGACGATGCATCGAAGCGAATTAGCCGAGCCACAATCAGGGAATCTCAAATCTTGATTCAAGATGCAGCAAATGTGGTTGAGGAACCGCTACGCGAATCTTTGAGATTGAAAAAATTTGAGATACCCGAGGGCAAAATCGTCGATGGAAACGTAGTTCGACTATTACTTCGGCCTTTGGTCGGTTGTGAGGACGCGGTCGATCTTCAGTTAGGCCTAGTGGACACGGTGGCGGCAATTTTGCAGCTCAGTGATAGCCGGGCAAAAATGGTCAAGCGACATGACTCATGGGCCGTTTACGCCGTTTTGATCGGCAGCGACATGCTATGTCAAAGCATGATTACTTGGCTGGCACACAAGGCGGTTCGCAATAAATGGAGCCTGATTGAAGATGTTCTGCGGCCGTGACCTCAATTATCGGCACTCCATTTGCCAGCCGGGCAAATGTCAATGATGTTCAAGCACAAACAATTGCGATCACGAAATGGAAGTTGAGTTTTACGAGATTAACGCCGGCGAAGAGTTTGAACACGATTCCCGAAGGTTTCGCAAACTGGACGATCGACGGGCAATGTTGGTCGATCGTCAAACAGACGCACGACGCGTGATTCACTTTTATCCCGAGGATAGGGTAATTAAAGCCAAAAGGTGATCGCAAATGACATGGGCGATTGCACCTTCTCTACATTCCCCTTCTCGCTGAAGATTCGACATTGTTTGGACCCGATTGTTTTGTACCGACGAATCGAACAACATTCGCAATTGGATGCACGGTTAAATCTGTAAAAATCGCCTGATAGCGTGCCGACAGTACCGATTGTAGCAATTTACTCTTCGGAACTCGGAACATATCTCGAGAATTCGGTTCTGATTACAACCTCGGTGTTTTTCCCCAACCTAGGCTTTGGGGCTGCGTCATCCACGGACGCATCCGGTTGTCACCGTGGAGGTGAGATTCGATGGAACGCAGTCAAACGCAAATGGTTCTGGGGCGAAGAAACGTGTTGCAAAACGACTCAAATTCGGGGCGGCCGATCGGACATTACGGCTTCCCGATCCATCCAACCGCGGACGATCGGGAATTGGCGAAACGGTTGGTCCGCAATGTCAGATCCGAGGACACGGAAAGTCTAAGTTGTGACTTGAGCCAGCAAGTGAGTCTCGCGCGAAAGCGTCCATTCCATACCTTAGACATTCATCGCTTAGTGCTTCGACCGCTGGTAGGGCACGATTGTGATCCAGACATCAGGTCACGACTTGAAGAGATTGTCGCCACCATTGTCGCAGCATCAAATGGCCACACCAACATTACACAACACAGCGGATCGTACAGCGTGTTTGCCATCTTCTTCGGCACCCATGCCTTCGAACGATGTTTAATATCATGGCTAGCGCATCATGCATCAAAGAACCATTGGAGCCTAATGGAGGACAGCGACGACTCGGAGGTCGCCCCGATTACTCCGCAAGTTGAATTACCAAAGGACAACTTGATCGAAAATATCAGAAACTCTATCGACGAAGAAAAGAAAGACGAATTTGGAAGCCTCCGAATTGGCGAACAATTCGTTTACGGCGACACTCGGTATCGCAAAATCGATGCACGCAGAGCGACGCGGATCAGCACCAGATCAGGATTTGCCGAGACGGCCCTGATTTTTTATCCCGAGGACAAGATATGTCCACTTGCTTGATCGCGGGTGTCACGGACAACCTAGGGCTGGCGGCGAGCGAGAAATCGCTTGTGATGGGGATGCCGCGTGATGCTTAGCGGCATCCCCCGCCAGCCCTTGATGATTCAAGCAAAGTCAATCAATCGAGCGTCGTCGGATTCCCAAAAAATCGCCTAACATCTCCGTCACGCTACGGAAAAAGAGTCCTGACACCTTTTTACCCCCTGACACCTTTTTACCCCGGAAAAAGAGTCCTGACACCTTTTTACCCTCTTAACGGCATCCCCCGCCAGCCCTTGATGATTCAAGCAAAGTCAATCAACGAGCGTCGTCGGTTTCCAAAAAAAAACGCCTTACATCTCCGTCACGCTACGAAAAAAGAGTCCTGACACCTTTTATGCTCGACACCTTTTATGCTCCTCGATTCACCGTACTCACCCAATTAGGACGTCTTACGGGGAACGCTAGGATTCACGGGGTCGGGCCGTGATTAGTTTGATCTGCCAAAACGCGTGACGCCCGACTCCCGTGCAATCCATTGGTTATCCGCCGTTCTGCTTTCTGCGAGCAATGATCTGGCGAATTGTAGGGCGAATCATGAAAATCGCGAACGAAAGTAGCGATGGAATGACGAGTCCCCCAGCAATGAATAGTCTGGTGGTGGTTATTTGCAGAGTTGTCAAAGGGAAGGATCGACCGGATAGCAATCGATCCCAATAGGGCGTGTTACCGATGCCCGCGTAAACGCTCAGGAGCGAATAGACCGGACCGGCCATGATGCAGGCGAAGGATGCGACGCCAAGGCCGAGCAAGATTCTTATCGCGTGCAGTTGGACGCCACCATCTTCCAGGGTTAGCGACTTAGGGGGGTTGTAAGGATTCTCCATGATAGCGAGTGTGCCCAGTCGGATAACGGTTGCCGTAACCGGGAACGGACAGTTGACTCTCCATTTGCAAAACCTTGCAAGCCGTTCTCCGGGCGAGTAGACCGAGGTCTCTTCGGTTTAGGTTAAGCTTTGTGTTCCCTGTTGGCCACCGGTTTCCCTGGTGGTGTCACAAGATTTTAACCCTGCCTCATTGACCCTCGGCCCCTCTCAGATCCGGACGTGCGGGGCTACCGCATCCGGCTCCCAGATTTCACTTCTCACCGCCACACACCCCCTGCCGGTTCATCGCGATCAGGTCCGTTAAACGCTTCGGATTCGCCAAAGGATGAAGCTCCGTGAAGCGATTGAAATCATCCCAGTTCACATAGCTGTTTTGACTGCGGCGACTTAGGTGACGCTTTGCCATCCGACGAACCTTGCTGCGGTACGCCATCAGCATCGGCCAATTGTCATTGATCCCGTAATACTGATAGTGTCCGCGAAGTTTCGCGTTCAGGACTTGCCACATTTCGCCGACCGCAGTGGAGAGCTGATGATGAAACCAGAGTCGCATCTCTTTCAACTTCACGCGTAATTTCTTCCCGGACGTTTTCCTCTTCAGTTTGAACTTG from Novipirellula caenicola includes the following:
- the csrA gene encoding carbon storage regulator CsrA, with protein sequence MLVLSRKAGETICIGDAIEVTVMEIRGERVRIGIKAPQPIPVHRSEVMDRIVKAAIHGGTE
- a CDS encoding GTPase domain-containing protein is translated as MEANAIGVSVGVEVIRRTVPSGLKWLSAYARGVEMLIVGPGDVGKTSISDYLQFGMLETYQQHEKTLEIQNSKTFQISIGRDEALKLRVRRTIDVPGQTGPVEHANLVRERRPHCVLIVLDSSKPIDTVSRWLSPFCERLDHIYREDSRLLKKNRGLFVALNKRDAVRRTTDFDARQRHVKKCLVNGLGDVIGKQSAKAIPVMPTIAVQSRDGSELLDSLIRKVAKQVSR